The DNA window ACCAACCAGTTCTTTTGTCCTTCTGAGGTTCTTCCGATGAAGGTGTCAGAGCCAAAGTCGAAGACTGCCACCGCAAAATCTTCACCGGTGATTACCCTACGAGGTATGTCCTTGTCACACCCGATCTAGGAaaagtaaccgaatgcatcctaTATGTGCGACAGGATCAAGTTTCGCatatacagtagacgtcacaagcgaatatccgaaacaatacATTGACGGAaaggagtataatagtactttattacataaccgacagtcttaatcttaagcgagtaaataaacatcgataaatagcagcggacatttagcttcacaggcagttgactgggagacatacgcctaaaattctccaatatcttcaggaaactccggacaaaaaatcttgttctaagcagcattggttttaaatAAAGCAAGcttgagtacacttatggttgatactcagcaagtggggtaaattatatgacatgcaaggccaaatcaaggataagctgacatggttttaCTGCGATAAgtattttagttggtcaaattttatttagcaagcattaactaggtgcaagtttataccaacccttaaataagagactaaaataaataaacaacaataaaaaataaagaacatcagcttaaattatctttaagttcaattatcatgtgagggtccaagccgctcttaaccgtgagcacggctgatatatcagttttcactctgcagaggttgtacactttacccacaactcgtgtttcccttgatgcccgggtttgcaaggcccttaaacacttccgaggtgagtgacagggattcactacgaggcctttacaaagattccctaacttatgacaatccgctaaggtttcaagccaaagcggtcataaccctccctaatgagggagtaccttagccaaggaccacatagccatttgcctcaaaaggaccgagctataccccgtcaatgcaacccctcttgccctttcggtaagatcatcacaagctaaggtttctaattaattagtcaagaccagagccatacagtaattgtggttgtactgttttcctgggtggttctccatattccaattgattcaatattcttaattatcaccaaacAGCGTTCCAGAAAAGGTAAAACATCATCATTGATATCCGAATTATCCAACCCCTCTCTATGCAGAAGCAATAAGCGTAGCTACAACGTAAATATAaacacccaggtttaatcaaggaagataaattgaaactaggcatgtccttaacttgggttccatcatattttAGACACATGCATGCGTATAAAGTAAAgatgtaattgtgatattaaatagggctgaaacatgatcaaggaccatttgccttcgttagcaaactgctgctgctcaggaaattcttcaaagtcttgaccgtGCAGAttctcgaactgcgcaccatctaacgtcgcacacaagcacatacaggcAAACagtgcaaataataagaaacagtacaccaatcaatataaacagaacaaaataatattttaaaatcattgtataagtcgtaaggatcgcgtgagcgcaagaatcgatgaaatcggagttaaaacggagaagttagggctaaaacagggttccaggggcttatctgcgaaagatttggatctaaaagaaCCTAAAATAAAGAATCCAGGGGCTAGATtgaaattaaaccctagacagaggggttagaacgcaaaaTCAAGGGACAAAGGACggtgggttctattttggaaaactacaggggtctaaacagaagagaAAGGACTtaaacgcgaatacttttgaactgagatGGAGTGCGGGTTGAATCTGGAAAAACATAAGGGCTATTTTGCAAAGAGGCCATGGTTGACCGGTACTCAGGTTGGTTTGACTCGGGGTTAGATCCGTTCTGGGCCGTCGGATTCTGATCCGACGGTGGGGAGAGCGCAGGCGGTCGAGTCGGcgcggaagcggcggcggggcgtgggcggcgaggcggaggcggtggcggctcaCCGGACTTCACGCGAAATCGCGTTTCCCGGCTCGGGTTCGGCTCGGATTTGGACGGGAAGATAGAGGGCGACGCGGGGAATCAATCTAGGGGGCGGCGAAATTGGCCGTGGCAATggtgcgacggcgagcggcgtcTCGGGGACTCCGGCAAGCTCGTGCGGGCACGGGagcgcgagagggagagggagagacggCCGGGAAGcttcctcaccaccacgtggtGCTCCGGGGATGGTCGATCGACGGCGGGCGACAGCGgaagggcggcgcggcggcgggccggaGCTCGAGCTGCAATGGCGGCTCGGGTGCTAGGGTTTtgagcggggcggcggctgcggcgtgggGGGATGAGGCGTGGGGGTGCGGCGGCTTAAGTAGGGGCGGCTgagggcgcctgggcgtgcgggcccgaggcggatacGGCGGAGGGAGCGGAGTCCCGGTCGGGCGCGGGGAAGGAAAGTCCAACAGGTGGGGCTTGCGCGCCAGAGAGAGGGAGCGGGGCACAGGCGGGTCGGGCCGGGAGCGAGGAAATGGGCCGCGCGCGGGGAACTGGGCTGGAACGGGGGAGTGGGCCGCGCGCGCAgggaaagaaaggaagagagatGGCCGCGGGCCGGGCTGCcgggggaaaaggaagaaagggagagagaggaagtggccggctggctgggcccaaaggagagaaAAAAGATAAAAACAAACCATTGCTTTTGAGTTTGAacatgaaatttgaattcaaatttaaatcccAATAAACCACAACcaatgaaacaatgcaaagagcatgaatgcacatatCATATATTTCCCTTACATTTATTTTTTATACTTAAcgaaaattgtttatcaaaaatCCTATGACTCCTTTAACCTATCCTGTTATTAAATTTTTGCACTGAAAAATTTAGGGTATTACGGTCCTACACCTACTCGCGATGGATCCCCTTTCTGGATAAGCTGTTCATTGATTAGGGTCGGCCGGTGAAGCGACAGGCGGCAGATCCTAGTTTCTATGATGCAGTGACGACTTTCGGCTGTCTACCGGAGCGTTCAGCGTCTCAAGAGCGTGTCATGTTTAGCGTGCAACTTATTGGCGTTTCAAACTGTAAGTGTTCTTCGTCGACACGGGTATCAGCCTTGAGTTTCATCCTTGGTATGCTTCTTCATAGTGGGCGGTGGAGGAGAACCGGGCTGCGGCGGCAACGGTTGGCGGCGACGGAGATCACCGAGAGCATTTTTTGGGCTTCAATGTAATTTTTTTTACTTTCAGAGGTGCTTGTTTAAGGTGCTCGATGTAATTTTCTTTGTATCTTTTCAATAAAATTTCAGCCCGGTGCAGTCAAAAAAGATCCCTTGCTATCCGGCGTGATGGCCACTAGCTATCCTAATTGGCATGTACCTTCTGTTTTTACAGAATATGTTGGTGCCTCAGATGTGCTGCTCGTGGTGCCTCTGAAAAGGTGGCCGGCTTCACAAGTGGCAGGTTCGCTGACGACGGGGACCACCGGAAGAAacttgcaagatttttggttatAATTTATTTTACTTTCAAAGTTGTCTCTGTAAGTTTTGGATGTAAATTATCGGAAGCTTATATGAATTATACTCCCGATTTCTTAAAAAGGAAGTGAGAGCACGGACTCCTAGCCCACCAATCACACGGATCATTTCGGGTCAAGGATCTCGAGGCTCTCACTTGGGAGTCATCATCATATCATTGCCCTATCAAACGAAGCCGCGCGTGGCAGTCGGCGATGGAGGCGCCCGGCAGGACAATCAGTCACGGTCTATTGTGGGCGCTGTGTCGCTGAAAGTGGGACCAGCGGACCGGCAGCTGAAGTTTGGTCTGCACGGCGCATGGGACACCGGGTCTACTCCTCGAGCTCGAGGACACTTGGTCCGACCGTGCGAGTGGGTTGTACGCCTTCAACTGTTACCAGGACCCACCCCCTCTGCTGCCTTTGGCATCAAAAGTGGTCGCTGCACCGGGTCTCCATGAACCCATGTACAGTAGAAAGACGCGAGCCCagagccaaaaaaaaaagatctcAGTTAGTTATGCAACTTTTTTTTACACCGCGTCTGAAACTCTACGAGTGTCAGGAACAAGAACAAAGCTGGAAAATGGAGATGAGAACAAAACAGTTAAGCAGAAGAGCGCGAGTAAAATCAAGGAGGACATCATCATTGTAGCGGGAGAAGACAGCAGGAATCAGCAGTGCTTAGACCGCTGACACCACGGTCCGCCGGTGCGCCGCAGCgcgtcaccggcggcgactcgCCGACGCCGAGCACCATCCGTGGCAGGCCGTCCCCGTCCAGTGGACGGGGTCCAGGGAGACAGCGCCCTGCCAGCCCCCGTCGTCTCAGCGCCTGCCACGACTCGACAAGACAATCAAAGGCGCGCCGGACCAAAGCGCCGCGCGTCCCCACGCCGCTGCAGTGCCGCACTGCACCTGCTGCGCGACCCCATTACTCCACGTCCCCAGGCCAGCAGCACGGCCCCAGCCCCGCTTGCGAAATCACTTTTCACCTCTCatcccccctcctcctccttcctccccgCGGTTGCCACTTAGCCGCTAACCAACCAGCCACCGACTGGAACCGAACCGTCGAACCGAGCCTCGCTGCCGCGGCGGCCATGGACGGCGCGTCGTGGCCCGcgcggtggccgccgccgccgctgccgagcCAGGTACACGGCCCCCCCACGCGCGCATCTTTCGGTGGGGATTTCGGGGGTTCGGTCGGTGCGGGCGCGGAATGTGGGGGGTTTTGGAGGTTTTTTTCGTTCGGCTCCCGAAACCCTCGCCGGTCCCGCGATTCGGGGGCGTGGTTTTGCGGTAGCTCACGGTCACGGATGATGTGCGCGCGATTTGGGGGGTTGGAACGCTGCTGAACGTGCGCGGGGTCGCTTGCTGTCTCACTGTTGAGTGCTGGGGTGCTGCTCGCTAATAACATGGCGCTAATGTTACCCCGTGCGTGTGCAGATGGACGGCGTCACTCTGCGTCACCTGCTCCGCCCCTTCGCCGGGCaggaggccgcggcgggcggccgAGCCGCGGCAGCGCCGGAGCAGCTGGTCACGAATCCTTCGGCCGCGCAATCCGGCCAGCCTGCGAGAGCGGGGCCGAGCAACGAGCTGCTTGCTCAAGTTCCGGGGAGCTATTCCACTTTCGGCCTTGCGCCGGACCTTAAGGCATTGTTTGGTAAGCCAAGTGCGAGCAATGCTGCTGATATCATTGATCTTACTCGGGCTTCTCCGCCCGGCAGCGCTGCCACTGCCACTCTGCCCATGCATTCAAGACATGGATTGACAGCGAGCAGTAGCAATGAGCAGTTCTCTGCTGGAGCACCTTTTAGGAATAAAACTGCTAATGGAATGGGTACTTTTACTGGGGAAGGTTCAACCAAAGAAGGTACAGTTCTATTGAGCTTTGGAGGCACCTTATCCACAATTCTAGCTTTCCTGTGATCTGACTACTCACGGAAATTGCAACTTGCAGGAATGACAGACGGTGGCATACAGTTTCATGACTCAAGTGCGCACGCACTGCAGAAATTGCCGTTCAAATCGACGACTCATCATCATCCTACACTGCTTGGTGATCGTATCCGGGTCACCTGTCTGAACGTTGGTGGGTTCAACTTGCAACGTTGTTACAACCTGACTTGACTACCACAGTATCACTGTGGAGGTAGTCTTTGAAATGGCTAGAATGTTACAGTAAGCGTTTTTCTACCACACCCAAAATCTATATCTGGAATGCCTCTAGTAAATACACAGCCATTTAACCATGACGAGTTGTGTGCAATCAAAACATTTACACCCAACCATTGGACGAGGTTCCTGCCTTCAGCATTTTAATAGCAGTCTGTTTATGTGAAAGGGAGAAAAGTTTAGACTGACTATTAGTTGGATACTTATAGCAATCTATTGATGATGTTGCCTAAATTAATTTCCCTCACTTAACATACATCATTGAAGTTCCTCTGATATGCCCATGGTGATTGAATAGGTGGAGAGTTCTTTGTGGGTGAAGCTGGGCTTTTTGGAGTCATTTGCCTGTGTCATCGGTTGAGAATGTCTGTAGCTAAATTCTGCGAGGTACTCAAGGATCGTCCTAACTATTCTGTTGATTCCACATTTCAACACacataattttttttcttttttctggtAACAGTTATCCACTTTATGTCTAATAAGATTGAAGCTATGTGCTTCCATATGTTTGTTACAGCATGCGGGAGGAACTCCAGAAAAAGCTGGTGAAATAGTCCGTGTGGAGAATGGCATGACTATCGCACAATGGTTCAAATTCTGCATAGGGGTGAGTATTAGATCCAGTTGTGGTTTCATCTGCTGTAATTTAGTTGGTCCAAGTTATGTATTACTAGAACTAAGGGCCTTTTGTCAAATATTAAGCAGAGCTGATGTTATATTTCTTTACCCTTTTGTATGTATCTAGGTGGGAGGATCTATTGCTAGCACCAGGTGGGATTGGCCAGAATGGGCATGTATGAAAAGTTCTCCGGAAGAATACATGTTGAAAAGTCTTGCTTCTAGAAATAGTGGTACGGGAAAAGTAGGGTTATTAGGTGGATATGGAAAAAACACTGGACCTATAAACAACCCAGATTATTCCAGTAATCTGTACATTGAGGGTGGAGGATGCACTAATGTTGACAAGCAAATGAATGGGTCAGATGAAACAAATTACAGAAAGAGTGTTGATGTGCATGAAGCTTTAATAAAGAACTCTGCTTTGCTACAGAATTCCACGATAATGAATTTAGGGCTCGCTAAAAACCATATGGTTCATGCATTGAACCTGAACCCTCTTAGCACACCTAATGGAAGCCTACACTTCGAAGCAAGCAGGGGAAGACATTACAATGGAAATCACTTGGCGCATAATTATGGAATCCTTCCGGAGAAAAACTTAGATGCATCTTTTCATAATCCTGGGCCACATTCAACAAGAGTTGTGAGCCATGATAGTAGGGTGTGCAGACCTGATTTCCCCCACAAAATATTGCAGGACAATTTGTGCAATCcttcaaacactgaattaaagcTTGGACAATCTTCTTATCATCAACCTATGACCACTCTATTTCCATTGGGACAGTCAACAGTAATTGATTTTCAGAAATCTCAATCACATAGGCCATTGGTAAATCAAAGTGAGTTTGCCTCTTATATTGTTCTACTTTCATATTTACTTTGTGCATTGTCATTCAAAGATAGAACATTAGAAGTTGACTATGATAATTACCTATGTAGCATCTCTAGTTTTATGTATGCTTAGCCATGCCAAAACTATTTTTCAAAATGACAAGGCATAATAAGAAACTGTCAAATATTGGTTATTGATAAATATGATTTTTTTAATATGATTTAGAGCGTCATAGCAGAAACATCTGATTAGATTCATGATTACATGTGCACTTCCTGTGAGAGCATTTTCTGCTTTTCTTACACATAATGCCATGATCATGTGGTGCAGATCCTTATCCAAAGCAAGCAACAAAGATCAACAGTAATCTGGCTGAACATAATGAAGCATCCATTAGTACTGGGAATAAGAAGCAACCACTTGAAGTTGCTAATGGAACAAAACATTCTGAAGGTGGTGAGCGTACAGATGATACATCCAAGAATTCATTTATCTCATTATTTCTTTCACACCTTGAGAGGAATAGTACACCCGAACACATTGATGATATTCTCAACAGTAATGAGCATTATCATCCAAAGAATCCTGATGTTGCATGTGGTTCTGATCATCCAAAAATTGCCAGTAGACAGATTGAGACAAGGGTTAATGATTATCATCCGAAGTTGCCCCCAACCATTATTCATATGAATAGAAGATCAGAGGGAATTTCTCTTTCAGGGGCTTACAGTGGAGATAATCCTCAAGATACATTCCATGCTAATAGTCAGGAAAAATTGATTCATGGGGATTGCCCATCACGTTTGCTGCCTAATCAACCTAATGCTGGACTTTCGAAAAATTGTGCAAGAGTTTCATGTCCTGCAAATTGCATGAGCTGCACTCACGTGGCTAATAAATCCCATCAGGTTGCACATGGTGAAATTGGGGTTCCTTTCTATGATAAAATGGTAAGTGAACCTTGCTCTTGCACATAGCAGAAGCAACAACAAACACAGCCGTGAAAATTGTTCTTCTTTATTGCTTTTATAATCCAAGCATTTTGTGCAGCCCAGGGGCCAGGGTACTTTTGAGCGAGTTGATGACTTATGCACACATAGAAGTTTGAGAGCTTATGCCAAAATCAACTGCGAGAATGGGAAGTCTTGCTGTTCTTCTAGGGAGTTTCTACCTAGCTCTTGCCAAAATGATCAGTCAACACTGGGAAAATCGATTTGTGCATGCTGTTGCAAAATTCGGGAAGATGTTTCCAAACTTGGTTTTATACCTGGTCACTTGTGCAGAACTTCATTTTCTAGTGATCTTGGTCCAGTTCTAGCCAGTAAGCCTACCCTTGAAGGTTGGTTTCTTGATCTACGAAGGTTGTGTCTATGATGGACAATTGTTGAACTGTTGCCATGTCTTAATTTGTTGCAACACTTCTTTTTTGTTTCAGGGCAAGATGAACTTTGTGCCTGCTCCACATTTGCGGAAAGATCATCACTACGTTCTCGAGAACACATCTTGCAGtcttcttgttatgcatgtccCATTGATGGATTGTACTACAGAAGGTAAACTGATTTATTTGATCCTTTTGTTCTGTTATTGCTATTCTGGCTGGCTATTGCCATCACATTATGCACCTTTGTTTTTCTCGTGTATACATTGGTCAATGTTTTAGCACCATGATTGTTACCAAGATGCACGATATTGATTATGTCATCACATTCCTTCCCTATTCTGGCTAATTGATCTACCAGCTTACATACTGTATAATTTGAAAAGAGAGTAGTTCAGGGCTTTAGAGTCACCTTACAGTTAAGGGGTCTGAAAAACTTTTTCCATCCTTTAATTCAAATATAATTGCATTCTTTCTGAGCTGTGATCCTTCCTGCACTTTCATTGGGTGCATGGACATATTTACTTTACATCTGTGCCAGACTAAGATGCCACAACGCTTTGCAGTTAGGGTCTATCCGGGGTGTCTATACATCCATaacccacccccacccccaaaACACATACACTAAAAAAAAGGAATAATCAACATGAAATCAATGCTACAGACTCATCACTAAAAATGGTTTCATAATAGATAACTCTTTCCATATAAATTGCTGTCTCGATGTCCTAATGGACTTATATTTTGGACCAGGGGACTATTATTCTCCTAATACTTAATTTCTTCATGGGGGCACGTGCGTGCTGTACTCTATATAAAATTTCTTCTTAATGCAATGATGCGCATTCAAGAAAAAAATGATTTTAATTTCACTGTACTTCATTCTTTTACCCTAGCCACTTTGCATCACATTTCAGACTTAATGAATGTGCTTTTGTACCTATCTGCATGCTTCCTTACATTGTACTTCTATTTATTGCAGTTCTATGGGACATGCAGCAGATAGCTTGACAAACCACCCTCTGTTTGATGCACTTAACACAAAAGAACAAGGTCCTTGTTGTAATGGAAGATGCTGCTATTCTGTAGTCCCTAAATGTTTGTCTGGTTGTGGCTTTACAAAACACTGTGATGTCAGAATTGATCAAATTGCTCATAATGCACCTAAAGGCAAACACCAGCTGCAAATGCCTACCAGATGCTGCACATTGGAAGAAAATGAGAAGTTAACATGCCAATGCTTAAGCAATAGAATTGCTGGAAGAAACTTGTCTCAAGCTTCTTATTGTAAACATGTCCCTGATAAAGTAATGAACCAGCCTTCTATTGCTATAACAGAGAGACTGAAGAATGTATCCGAAGCTTCAGTGGCTGATGACAGTTCGTCCAAAGCCATAACAGAGAAAAAGGGCGCTTGTAGAGATTCTGTAGTATCTAAAGGACAACCAAAGTTCGGtttctcttctggatcttccaGCGCTGTGGTTACAAAGTTTCAGATGTCACCTGAAGTTAACAATGTATCCTCTATTGCTAAACATAGGAAACATAAAAATCTATGTGATGAAGGATCAAGAATTGAGAAATGTTCCACATCCAGCTATGTGCGTACCAATAGCACAGGATGTGAAGAAGCCATAAATAGTTTTACCATATCTCAGTTCGATCCATCTCGAGTGAAGCGCAAGAGTAATCAGATTTCTGAGGGAAGTAGACTGGAGGAAAAGGACAATGAGGAGCCTTGTTTTGGACCCCCCAAAAAATTTAGAACATTGAGGTTCTCTGGTAAAAATTCCGAATCAGATGATTGTACTAGGACTAGTTCTCAGTCATCCCAAAAGGGGGGTTGCCAACCACAAAATGAGGTTAACTCATTTTCTTGCAAGGTGCTGAGAACCAAGCGAAAACATCCTATAATGCAACTGAATAAGCCTGCGAAACAGCTTCATAACCAGAACAAGGTTTTCAAAGGTGATGATGAGCAACCAGATACCAAGGGCAGTTGTTTTGGTGGATCAGATTCCTTTGATAGAAGAAAGCAAGTAGAGGATATGACCATTCTGGAGAGAACAAAACATCACCGGGAAGGGAGTCGGGTATTTGTCCGCAAACTGCCTAAATATGTATCTCTGAATTGCATTGTCAATGAACCTAACAGTGAAGATGCTTGGAGTGGGAGTGCTGGAATTGATCCTAGCCTAATTGTCACAGGGATAGCAAACGATAACCGGAAATCTCCCAAGATTGTTTCACTCAGTCTGGTTCTTAAAAAGGCTAAGAGATGTCATTCCGTTAAACTCTGTAAGACAGAAAGCACCCACTTGTATGAGGAAAAGGGCTCAGATTGTTCTGTGACCAGCTCAGATTATTCTGTAGATAAGTATTCCGTTGATAATGAAGATTGTGGCCCACAAGCTGAATATGAAATGCAGGGTTCCAAAAGGAGTAGGTATTCATCTAATGGTTTGAGGTCTCATTTTGTGAATCACTGCAAAAGACCATCTGGTGGTATAGTTCAAAAACTTTAATTTTAGCTACTTTGAACATATAGCTTGCCGTGATTTTCCTTTAGAGAACTAGAAATATGAAAAGGCCTCTCATTTCAGTTCTTGGAGAAGATGATCCTCTTGGTCTAACAGATGTGGAAACAGAATTTCTGTTGATAACATCATCAATAAGTAATGGTACAAGAAGAGTACCGTAGTATGTTTGGCTCTATAGTACTGAAATTGATTATGCTCCATAAGATGGATGATGTTTGTCTAGATGCCCTGCAGTTAGCACCTTTCTTTGAAGCCATTTCAGAGAAAACGATTTAATTGTGTTTCGCCATGTGATATACAATTTAACTATATTTTATTTGACATAAGAAAATGGGAACAATcccttttcttaaaaaaaaagaatggcACAGCCATGAATGGATCCTGCGCCACATTGCTGCGGCTCCTTTGTTTTCCCAAGTGGCTACATACCCCAGTTTATGTATAACTATTAACACGAGCAACAGTTGTCTTTTGTACATGAAAAATGTATCAGGATGTACTAGCAAACTGCAGTTTTTTGTTCACTAACATTGTGTTTCAACCATATACAGGGACTAAGAATCGAAGAGCAAGTGTATCCTTTGCTAGGATCAAGAGCCATACTGAATTTGCAAACAGATCAGCATGCTATTCTGGCAGTGACAAAGACAATGCTGTGCTAACCCATGAAGTGAATGTTAGGAGGTTGTGACTCCAGTACATGCATGATGCATCTTGTACATTTGTTTACCAAGGATATGTTCTTGGCAGCATACTCTATATTTATCTaatttatttcattacaaactGATCTGATAAAGTTATGCTTAATGTCTTATACAGGCACAGTGGAAGGCTCAGCTCAGATGCTCCATGCTGTGTTTGTGGAATCTCAGACCTGGAGCCTTGCAATCAATTGATACAGTGCAGCAAGTGCTATATCAAAGTATCCCATCCAAAAAGTGCTATATCAAAGTATTTCACATTACTTCTTACCTGTGCCCTAGTACTACTGCATATTTATAGAGGTCTGTATTTTGTGTAGGTGCACCAAGCTTGCTATGGTGTTCTAAAAGTTCCTAGAGGTCAATGGTTCTGTAGACCCTGCAAGACTAATACCCTGAACGCAGTAAGCAAATTCATTTTCAGAAACAGAAAGTAATTTCTTTAAGCATTTGGTAATGTCACGAGGTAGATTAGTACATGCATTCTTGTGGAGATTTACTCAGTGTAGCATGTCATATGCAAACTAAAAGAGTGGCTTTGCCAGTTCATCTTCTCAtcattaattaagcatgttgaTTTCTTTGCTTTAGTACCATGATAAAACTATATTTTCCATTCTTACTGTCCTTAGGCAATAAGCCTATGATTTCGTTGTTTATGGAAGAGATGACATGTAGCCAATGATTTAACTGGTTAAGAGAAACACATGCTTTATGAATTTAGCAGGCTGGTTAAAAACAAAAAGAATTTGATGGTTCTTTCTGCAAGTGGACCTAGATATGGTGATAAAATTTTGACACTGGAATTCAGGAACATGATATCTAGAAGGATGTGTTAAGAAACTGGTCAATTCTTTCACCAGTAGCAA is part of the Panicum hallii strain FIL2 chromosome 2, PHallii_v3.1, whole genome shotgun sequence genome and encodes:
- the LOC112881999 gene encoding uncharacterized protein LOC112881999 isoform X1 gives rise to the protein MDGASWPARWPPPPLPSQMDGVTLRHLLRPFAGQEAAAGGRAAAAPEQLVTNPSAAQSGQPARAGPSNELLAQVPGSYSTFGLAPDLKALFGKPSASNAADIIDLTRASPPGSAATATLPMHSRHGLTASSSNEQFSAGAPFRNKTANGMGTFTGEGSTKEGMTDGGIQFHDSSAHALQKLPFKSTTHHHPTLLGDRIRVTCLNVGGEFFVGEAGLFGVICLCHRLRMSVAKFCEHAGGTPEKAGEIVRVENGMTIAQWFKFCIGVGGSIASTRWDWPEWACMKSSPEEYMLKSLASRNSGTGKVGLLGGYGKNTGPINNPDYSSNLYIEGGGCTNVDKQMNGSDETNYRKSVDVHEALIKNSALLQNSTIMNLGLAKNHMVHALNLNPLSTPNGSLHFEASRGRHYNGNHLAHNYGILPEKNLDASFHNPGPHSTRVVSHDSRVCRPDFPHKILQDNLCNPSNTELKLGQSSYHQPMTTLFPLGQSTVIDFQKSQSHRPLVNQNPYPKQATKINSNLAEHNEASISTGNKKQPLEVANGTKHSEGGERTDDTSKNSFISLFLSHLERNSTPEHIDDILNSNEHYHPKNPDVACGSDHPKIASRQIETRVNDYHPKLPPTIIHMNRRSEGISLSGAYSGDNPQDTFHANSQEKLIHGDCPSRLLPNQPNAGLSKNCARVSCPANCMSCTHVANKSHQVAHGEIGVPFYDKMPRGQGTFERVDDLCTHRSLRAYAKINCENGKSCCSSREFLPSSCQNDQSTLGKSICACCCKIREDVSKLGFIPGHLCRTSFSSDLGPVLASKPTLEGQDELCACSTFAERSSLRSREHILQSSCYACPIDGLYYRSSMGHAADSLTNHPLFDALNTKEQGPCCNGRCCYSVVPKCLSGCGFTKHCDVRIDQIAHNAPKGKHQLQMPTRCCTLEENEKLTCQCLSNRIAGRNLSQASYCKHVPDKVMNQPSIAITERLKNVSEASVADDSSSKAITEKKGACRDSVVSKGQPKFGFSSGSSSAVVTKFQMSPEVNNVSSIAKHRKHKNLCDEGSRIEKCSTSSYVRTNSTGCEEAINSFTISQFDPSRVKRKSNQISEGSRLEEKDNEEPCFGPPKKFRTLRFSGKNSESDDCTRTSSQSSQKGGCQPQNEVNSFSCKVLRTKRKHPIMQLNKPAKQLHNQNKVFKGDDEQPDTKGSCFGGSDSFDRRKQVEDMTILERTKHHREGSRVFVRKLPKYVSLNCIVNEPNSEDAWSGSAGIDPSLIVTGIANDNRKSPKIVSLSLVLKKAKRCHSVKLCKTESTHLYEEKGSDCSVTSSDYSVDKYSVDNEDCGPQAEYEMQGSKRSRYSSNGLRSHFVNHCKRPSGGTKNRRASVSFARIKSHTEFANRSACYSGSDKDNAVLTHEVNVRRHSGRLSSDAPCCVCGISDLEPCNQLIQCSKCYIKVHQACYGVLKVPRGQWFCRPCKTNTLNAVCVLCGYGGGAMTRALKTKNILKSLLKGLTTIARSEKYVDSLGNASNECTSLQNPVDSAHGDSIVNMENITSNSWTSINHNSSLLGPRTMQWVHMVCGLWTPGTKCPNAATMSAFDVSGASPAKRNTACSICGRTGGSFIKCRDVNCLVLFHPWCAHQRGLLQSEPEGERNENIGFYGQCMDHANDYSSHINSKKECLRSSNWTCARTEGYKGREGEGYPGTSHRKSEVYSGEFSVSQEQINAWVRINGSKPCGRGQKEYIHYKQLKGWKHLVVYKSGIHGLGLYTSVFIPRGSMVVEYVGEIVGQRVADKREIEYQSGKRQQYKSACYFFKIDREHIIDATRKGGIARFVNHSCQPNCVAKIISVRNEKKVMFFAERHINPGEEITYDYHFNREDDGQKIPCFCRSRYCRRYLN